The following coding sequences lie in one Paracidovorax avenae genomic window:
- a CDS encoding nucleotidyltransferase family protein, whose amino-acid sequence MTTPSTPSPAPSLSSMAAQPPAMLLAAGRGERMRPLTDATPKPLLSVRGRPLLQWHLEALAAAGVRSAVVNTAWLGEQIGERFGDRFAAVDGSGGAAAVAIAYSHEGRDFGGALETAGGIARALPQLGEVFWLAAGDVFAPDFRFAAEDAAAFTAGDALAHLWLVPNPPHHPRGDFGLSPDGRALDLPVHDPGPRYTYSTLALLRAELFAEPWCDIPAGNPGGVAAPLAPLLRRAMAQGRVTASLYTGRWTDVGTPERLAALNEPPAGDPAT is encoded by the coding sequence ATGACGACCCCATCGACCCCATCTCCGGCCCCTTCCCTCTCCTCCATGGCTGCGCAGCCCCCCGCCATGCTGCTGGCCGCGGGCCGGGGCGAGCGCATGCGCCCGCTGACCGACGCCACCCCGAAGCCGCTGCTCTCCGTGCGTGGACGCCCGCTGCTGCAGTGGCACCTGGAGGCCCTGGCCGCGGCCGGCGTGCGCTCGGCCGTGGTCAACACGGCCTGGCTCGGGGAGCAGATCGGCGAGCGGTTCGGGGACCGGTTCGCTGCGGTGGACGGCTCCGGGGGCGCCGCGGCCGTGGCGATCGCCTATTCGCACGAGGGCCGCGACTTCGGCGGCGCGCTCGAGACGGCCGGCGGCATCGCACGGGCCCTGCCGCAGCTCGGGGAGGTCTTCTGGCTGGCGGCGGGCGACGTGTTCGCACCCGATTTCCGGTTCGCGGCAGAGGATGCGGCGGCCTTCACGGCCGGCGATGCGCTGGCCCACCTGTGGCTCGTGCCCAATCCACCGCACCATCCGCGCGGCGATTTCGGCCTTTCTCCCGATGGCCGCGCGCTGGACCTGCCGGTGCACGATCCTGGCCCGCGCTACACCTACAGCACGCTCGCGCTGCTGCGGGCGGAACTGTTCGCCGAGCCCTGGTGCGACATCCCCGCGGGCAATCCCGGCGGCGTCGCCGCACCGCTCGCACCGCTGCTGCGCCGGGCGATGGCACAGGGGCGCGTCACGGCGTCGCTGTATACCGGGCGGTGGACCGACGTGGGGACGCCGGAGCGGCTGGCGGCATTGAATGAGCCCCCTGCCGGCGATCCGGCCACCTGA
- a CDS encoding S-adenosylmethionine decarboxylase family protein: MQGLHLTADLHGCRCAPRWLLDADALGEACLDAVRAAGLQAVGRLFHAFPATRHGPGGVTATVLLAESHLCLHTWPERQAVTLDVYVCNFGGDHSARARALMDALLALFEPVSVQRHALHRGEPAAAGDGGQGTPA; this comes from the coding sequence ATGCAAGGCCTGCACCTCACCGCCGATCTCCATGGCTGCCGCTGCGCGCCGCGCTGGCTGCTCGATGCCGATGCGCTGGGGGAAGCCTGCCTGGATGCGGTGCGCGCCGCCGGGCTGCAGGCCGTGGGCCGGCTGTTCCATGCCTTTCCCGCCACGCGGCACGGGCCGGGCGGCGTCACCGCCACGGTGCTGCTGGCGGAGTCGCACCTGTGCCTGCATACCTGGCCGGAACGCCAGGCGGTCACGCTCGACGTGTACGTGTGCAACTTCGGCGGCGACCATTCCGCGCGGGCGCGTGCCCTGATGGATGCGCTGCTGGCGCTCTTCGAGCCTGTCTCCGTGCAACGGCACGCGCTGCACCGCGGAGAGCCTGCGGCGGCCGGCGATGGCGGCCAGGGCACGCCTGCCTGA